A genomic stretch from Triplophysa dalaica isolate WHDGS20190420 chromosome 4, ASM1584641v1, whole genome shotgun sequence includes:
- the fsta gene encoding follistatin-A isoform X1, translating into MIRMLKRHQLDMGMILLLLWLCCFIEEQKVQAGNCWLQQGKNGRCQVLYMPGMSREECCRSGRLGTSWTEEDVPNSTLFRWMIFNGGAPNCIPCKETCDNVDCGPGKRCKMNRRSKPRCVCAPDCSNITWKGPVCGSDGKTYRDECALLKSKCKGHPDLEVQYQGKCKKTCRDVLCPGSSTCVVDQTNNAYCVTCNRICPEVTSPEQYLCGNDGIVYASACHLRRATCLLGRSIGVAYEGKCVKAKSCDDIHCSAGKKCLWDAKMGRGRCAICADSCPESRSEEAVCASDNTTYPSECAMKQAACSLGVLLEVKHSGSCNSITEDQEDDDDEEDQDYMAYVHLSPVLDG; encoded by the exons aTGATAAGGATGCTAAAGCGTCACCAGCTCGACATGggaatgattttattactcttatggctctgttgttttattgaagaACAAAAAGTGCAAG CTGGTAACTGCTGGCTACAGCAAGGGAAGAACGGGAGATGTCAGGTTCTCTACATGCCTGGGATGAGTCGGGAGGAATGTTGCCGAAGTGGGAGGCTCGGTACATCTTGGACCGAGGAAGATGTGCCAAACAGCACATTATTCAGGTGGATGATCTTCAATGGCGGTGCTCCCAACTGCATACCTTGTAAAG AGACGTGTGATAATGTGGACTGCGGCCCTGGGAAGAGATGTAAAATGAACAGGAGGAGTAAGCCGCGCTGCGTCTGTGCCCCAGACTGCTCCAACATCACCTGGAAGGGGCCGGTGTGCGGCTCGGATGGAAAAACATACAGAGACGAATGTGcccttttaaaatcaaaatgcaaAGGGCATCCGGACCTGGAGGTGCAGTATCAAggaaaatgcaaaa AGACGTGCCGTGATGTCCTGTGTCCTGGCAGTTCGACTTGCGTGGTGGACCAGACCAACAACGCATACTGCGTGACATGCAACCGTATCTGCCCAGAGGTGACGTCTCCCGAGCAGTACCTTTGTGGCAACGATGGAATTGTCTATGCCAGCGCGTGCCATTTAAGAAGAGCCACGTGTTTGCTTGGTAGATCCATCGGAGTGGCATACGAAGGGAAATGTGTCA AGGCCAAGTCATGTGACGACATCCATTGTAGCGCTGGAAAGAAGTGTCTTTGGGACGCCAAGATGGGTCGCGGCCGCTGTGCGATTTGCGCCGACTCGTGTCCTGAAAGTCGCTCGGAGGAGGCGGTGTGCGCCAGCGACAACACCACGTATCCCAGCGAGTGTGCCATGAAGCAGGCCGCTTGCTCTTTGGGGGTTCTCCTGGAGGTTAAGCATTCAGGATCTTGCAACT CCATTACTGAAGACCAGGAGGATGATGACGATGAGGAAGACCAGGACTACATGGCTTATGTCCATTTATCACCAGTACTGGATGGATAA
- the fsta gene encoding follistatin-A isoform X3: MIRMLKRHQLDMGMILLLLWLCCFIEEQKVQAGNCWLQQGKNGRCQVLYMPGMSREECCRSGRLGTSWTEEDVPNSTLFRWMIFNGGAPNCIPCKETCDNVDCGPGKRCKMNRRSKPRCVCAPDCSNITWKGPVCGSDGKTYRDECALLKSKCKGHPDLEVQYQGKCKKTCRDVLCPGSSTCVVDQTNNAYCVTCNRICPEVTSPEQYLCGNDGIVYASACHLRRATCLLGRSIGVAYEGKCVKAKSCDDIHCSAGKKCLWDAKMGRGRCAICADSCPESRSEEAVCASDNTTYPSECAMKQAACSLGVLLEVKHSGSCNCK; this comes from the exons aTGATAAGGATGCTAAAGCGTCACCAGCTCGACATGggaatgattttattactcttatggctctgttgttttattgaagaACAAAAAGTGCAAG CTGGTAACTGCTGGCTACAGCAAGGGAAGAACGGGAGATGTCAGGTTCTCTACATGCCTGGGATGAGTCGGGAGGAATGTTGCCGAAGTGGGAGGCTCGGTACATCTTGGACCGAGGAAGATGTGCCAAACAGCACATTATTCAGGTGGATGATCTTCAATGGCGGTGCTCCCAACTGCATACCTTGTAAAG AGACGTGTGATAATGTGGACTGCGGCCCTGGGAAGAGATGTAAAATGAACAGGAGGAGTAAGCCGCGCTGCGTCTGTGCCCCAGACTGCTCCAACATCACCTGGAAGGGGCCGGTGTGCGGCTCGGATGGAAAAACATACAGAGACGAATGTGcccttttaaaatcaaaatgcaaAGGGCATCCGGACCTGGAGGTGCAGTATCAAggaaaatgcaaaa AGACGTGCCGTGATGTCCTGTGTCCTGGCAGTTCGACTTGCGTGGTGGACCAGACCAACAACGCATACTGCGTGACATGCAACCGTATCTGCCCAGAGGTGACGTCTCCCGAGCAGTACCTTTGTGGCAACGATGGAATTGTCTATGCCAGCGCGTGCCATTTAAGAAGAGCCACGTGTTTGCTTGGTAGATCCATCGGAGTGGCATACGAAGGGAAATGTGTCA AGGCCAAGTCATGTGACGACATCCATTGTAGCGCTGGAAAGAAGTGTCTTTGGGACGCCAAGATGGGTCGCGGCCGCTGTGCGATTTGCGCCGACTCGTGTCCTGAAAGTCGCTCGGAGGAGGCGGTGTGCGCCAGCGACAACACCACGTATCCCAGCGAGTGTGCCATGAAGCAGGCCGCTTGCTCTTTGGGGGTTCTCCTGGAGGTTAAGCATTCAGGATCTTGCAACTGTAAGTAA
- the fsta gene encoding follistatin-A isoform X2 — MLKRHQLDMGMILLLLWLCCFIEEQKVQAGNCWLQQGKNGRCQVLYMPGMSREECCRSGRLGTSWTEEDVPNSTLFRWMIFNGGAPNCIPCKETCDNVDCGPGKRCKMNRRSKPRCVCAPDCSNITWKGPVCGSDGKTYRDECALLKSKCKGHPDLEVQYQGKCKKTCRDVLCPGSSTCVVDQTNNAYCVTCNRICPEVTSPEQYLCGNDGIVYASACHLRRATCLLGRSIGVAYEGKCVKAKSCDDIHCSAGKKCLWDAKMGRGRCAICADSCPESRSEEAVCASDNTTYPSECAMKQAACSLGVLLEVKHSGSCNSITEDQEDDDDEEDQDYMAYVHLSPVLDG, encoded by the exons ATGCTAAAGCGTCACCAGCTCGACATGggaatgattttattactcttatggctctgttgttttattgaagaACAAAAAGTGCAAG CTGGTAACTGCTGGCTACAGCAAGGGAAGAACGGGAGATGTCAGGTTCTCTACATGCCTGGGATGAGTCGGGAGGAATGTTGCCGAAGTGGGAGGCTCGGTACATCTTGGACCGAGGAAGATGTGCCAAACAGCACATTATTCAGGTGGATGATCTTCAATGGCGGTGCTCCCAACTGCATACCTTGTAAAG AGACGTGTGATAATGTGGACTGCGGCCCTGGGAAGAGATGTAAAATGAACAGGAGGAGTAAGCCGCGCTGCGTCTGTGCCCCAGACTGCTCCAACATCACCTGGAAGGGGCCGGTGTGCGGCTCGGATGGAAAAACATACAGAGACGAATGTGcccttttaaaatcaaaatgcaaAGGGCATCCGGACCTGGAGGTGCAGTATCAAggaaaatgcaaaa AGACGTGCCGTGATGTCCTGTGTCCTGGCAGTTCGACTTGCGTGGTGGACCAGACCAACAACGCATACTGCGTGACATGCAACCGTATCTGCCCAGAGGTGACGTCTCCCGAGCAGTACCTTTGTGGCAACGATGGAATTGTCTATGCCAGCGCGTGCCATTTAAGAAGAGCCACGTGTTTGCTTGGTAGATCCATCGGAGTGGCATACGAAGGGAAATGTGTCA AGGCCAAGTCATGTGACGACATCCATTGTAGCGCTGGAAAGAAGTGTCTTTGGGACGCCAAGATGGGTCGCGGCCGCTGTGCGATTTGCGCCGACTCGTGTCCTGAAAGTCGCTCGGAGGAGGCGGTGTGCGCCAGCGACAACACCACGTATCCCAGCGAGTGTGCCATGAAGCAGGCCGCTTGCTCTTTGGGGGTTCTCCTGGAGGTTAAGCATTCAGGATCTTGCAACT CCATTACTGAAGACCAGGAGGATGATGACGATGAGGAAGACCAGGACTACATGGCTTATGTCCATTTATCACCAGTACTGGATGGATAA
- the ndufs4 gene encoding NADH dehydrogenase [ubiquinone] iron-sulfur protein 4, mitochondrial, producing the protein MASSMSLFGLSRFISLTSVTKTFVNPARSISTSGWRLVDQQGQGSQLITVDEKLDITTITGVPEEHIKTRKVRIFVSARNAMQSGIKNTQKWKMDFDTRERWENSLMGWASTGDPLSNMALTFSTKDDAIAFAEKNGWSYDITEKREKKPRVKSYGSNFSWDKRTRRSAK; encoded by the exons ATGGCGTCCTCAATGTCACTCTTTGGTTTAAGCCGATTTATCTCTCTAACATCagtcacaaaaacatttgtgaacCCTGCAAG GTCAATAAGCACGTCTGGATGGAGGCTTGTAGATCAACAAGGACAGGGATCCCAGCTCATCACTGTGGATGAGAAACTG GACATCACCACTATCACTGGCGTTCCAGAGGAGCACATTAAGACCCGCAAGGTCCGTATCTTTGTGTCTGCCCGCAATGCCATGCAGTCGGGcatcaaaaacacacagaagTGGAAGATGGATTTCGACACCAGAGAGCGCTGGGAGAACTCACTGATGGGTTGGGCCTCCAC GGGAGACCCTCTGTCCAACATGGCTCTTACGTTTAGCACCAAGGACGATGCTATTGCATTCGCAGAGAAGAACG gttGGAGTTATGATATAACAGAGAAGAGGGAGAAGAAGCCCAGAGTGAAGTCATATGGTTCAAACTTTTCCTGGGATAAAAGGACTAGAAGATCAGCCAAATAG